One stretch of Aquimarina sp. Aq107 DNA includes these proteins:
- a CDS encoding RimK/LysX family protein, translating into MENHKKIIGRTDKVDFPLLDLQDIDAKIDTGAYTSSIHCKEIKEVGQILECRFLDPTHPEYNGKKFTFKNYDITAVKSSNGKVEVRYAIRTKITLFNKTNSITLTLSSRDDMRFPLLIGRKFLSGKFLVDPQLEDQSYNLKS; encoded by the coding sequence TTGGAAAATCATAAAAAAATAATTGGTAGGACAGATAAGGTGGATTTTCCTCTTTTGGATTTACAAGATATTGATGCGAAAATCGATACAGGAGCATATACTTCCTCTATACATTGTAAGGAAATTAAGGAAGTTGGTCAGATTCTGGAATGTCGTTTTTTGGACCCTACTCATCCCGAATATAATGGCAAAAAATTTACTTTCAAGAACTATGATATAACAGCAGTTAAGAGTAGTAATGGAAAGGTAGAAGTTAGGTATGCTATTAGAACTAAAATCACATTATTTAATAAAACTAATTCTATAACACTTACATTGTCTTCTCGTGATGATATGCGTTTCCCTTTATTAATTGGACGTAAATTTCTTAGCGGAAAATTTTTGGTAGATCCACAGTTAGAAGATCAGTCTTATAATTTAAAATCCTAA
- the rimK gene encoding 30S ribosomal protein S6--L-glutamate ligase, translated as MNIKILSRSASLFSTDALVQAAVKRKHNVQVIDPLNCDIVIEKKKPEIYYKGKKLDHVDAVIPRIGSSITFYGTAVVRQFEMMNVFTTVQSQALVNSRDKLRSLQILSKAGLGLPKTVFTNYSKDVSEVISHVGGAPLIIKLLEGTQGLGVVLAETKTAAESVLEAFNGLQARVIVQEYIKEAKGADIRVLVVDGQVVGAMKRQGKEGEFRSNLHRGGSAKIIELSDEEENAAIKAAKAIKLGVAGVDMLQSERGPLILEVNSSPGLEGIQTATGKDIAKSIIRFIERSV; from the coding sequence ATGAATATAAAAATTCTATCTCGCAGTGCGAGTTTGTTTTCTACTGATGCTTTGGTTCAAGCTGCGGTAAAACGTAAACATAATGTACAAGTTATAGATCCACTAAACTGTGATATTGTTATAGAGAAAAAAAAACCGGAGATCTATTATAAGGGGAAAAAGCTAGATCATGTGGATGCTGTAATTCCTAGGATAGGCTCTTCTATTACTTTTTATGGTACGGCTGTGGTAAGACAGTTCGAAATGATGAATGTTTTTACTACGGTTCAATCCCAAGCATTGGTAAATTCTAGAGATAAACTAAGAAGTCTTCAGATTTTATCAAAAGCAGGATTAGGATTACCAAAAACAGTGTTTACGAATTACTCCAAAGACGTTTCTGAGGTGATTTCACATGTAGGTGGCGCTCCGCTTATTATAAAATTATTGGAGGGAACTCAAGGATTAGGTGTAGTTTTAGCAGAGACTAAAACGGCAGCAGAATCTGTATTAGAAGCTTTTAATGGATTACAGGCTAGAGTTATTGTTCAGGAATATATTAAAGAAGCCAAAGGTGCTGATATTAGAGTGTTAGTAGTAGATGGTCAGGTGGTTGGAGCGATGAAAAGACAAGGAAAAGAAGGAGAGTTTCGATCGAATTTGCATAGGGGCGGGAGTGCTAAGATTATCGAATTATCAGATGAAGAAGAGAATGCTGCAATAAAAGCTGCGAAAGCCATAAAACTAGGGGTTGCAGGAGTAGATATGCTACAGAGTGAAAGAGGTCCTTTAATTTTAGAGGTTAATTCTTCACCAGGACTTGAAGGTATACAAACTGCTACAGGTAAAGATATTGCCAAATCAATTATTCGCTTTATAGAAAGAAGTGTATAA
- a CDS encoding succinylglutamate desuccinylase/aspartoacylase family protein, which produces MTKTGENDILNILGEDIPLGASKIINFNIANLYTSTKVEIPIIIERSKKIGPTVLITAGIHGDEINGVEVVRQIIAKKINKPAKGTIICIPVLNVFGFLSMNRFFPDGRDLNRVFPGTKSGSLASRFAYQFVNEILPVADFCLDFHTGGASRFNAPHIRVDGKNERLVTLAKVFNAPFTLLSKNLDGSYRATCTKKGVDILLFEGGKSQNSNRDIAKEGVLGVMRILRYLEMLGASFSIPEPEQDTIVVEKSFWIRAKYSGLLHIKIPYGKLVEKGEILATITDPYGKMRHEVKATNPGYIINVNEAPIVYKGDAIFRITTQLVS; this is translated from the coding sequence ATGACGAAAACAGGAGAAAATGATATTCTAAATATTTTAGGAGAGGATATCCCATTAGGTGCAAGCAAAATAATTAATTTCAATATTGCTAATTTATATACTTCAACTAAAGTAGAAATCCCTATTATTATTGAACGATCAAAGAAGATTGGGCCAACGGTATTAATAACAGCAGGGATTCATGGAGATGAGATTAACGGAGTAGAAGTTGTACGCCAGATTATTGCAAAAAAAATTAATAAACCTGCAAAAGGAACGATTATTTGTATTCCTGTTCTTAATGTATTTGGTTTTCTTAGTATGAATCGTTTTTTTCCGGATGGTAGAGATTTAAATAGAGTGTTTCCAGGAACAAAAAGTGGGTCATTAGCAAGCCGATTTGCATATCAATTTGTAAATGAAATTTTACCAGTTGCGGATTTTTGTTTAGATTTTCATACAGGAGGAGCAAGTAGATTTAATGCTCCACATATAAGAGTAGATGGTAAAAACGAAAGGTTAGTAACATTAGCTAAAGTTTTTAATGCTCCTTTTACGCTGTTATCAAAAAATTTGGATGGATCATATCGTGCTACTTGTACTAAAAAGGGAGTAGATATTTTATTGTTCGAAGGCGGAAAATCTCAGAATAGTAATAGAGATATTGCAAAAGAAGGTGTTCTAGGGGTGATGCGAATACTTAGATATTTAGAAATGTTAGGAGCTTCTTTTTCAATACCTGAACCAGAACAAGACACTATTGTTGTAGAAAAGAGTTTCTGGATTAGGGCTAAATATAGTGGGTTACTTCATATTAAAATTCCTTATGGAAAACTTGTGGAAAAAGGAGAAATTCTTGCAACTATAACAGACCCTTATGGTAAAATGAGACATGAGGTAAAGGCAACCAATCCGGGATACATAATTAATGTAAATGAGGCTCCAATAGTATATAAAGGTGATGCTATTTTTAGAATTACTACACAATTAGTTTCGTAG
- a CDS encoding 5-formyltetrahydrofolate cyclo-ligase, giving the protein MNKKELRIKYKNVRSHLNEEEIDDLSMDIANNLLSLPIWEQSFYHIFLSIKKQREINTEFILHILQGKDKNIVVSKSDFEENTLEHILLTDGTILKTNRYGIPEPTDGIPIPESKIDVVFVPLLAFDKKGNRVGYGKGFYDKFLSNCNPETIKIGLSFFSVEEEIGEISQTDIKLDYCVTPVKIYSFND; this is encoded by the coding sequence ATGAATAAAAAAGAGTTGAGGATTAAGTATAAAAACGTGAGATCACATCTTAATGAAGAAGAGATTGATGATCTGAGCATGGATATCGCTAATAATCTACTGAGTTTGCCAATTTGGGAGCAATCTTTCTATCATATTTTCTTATCTATTAAGAAGCAAAGGGAAATAAATACAGAGTTTATACTTCATATTCTTCAAGGAAAAGATAAAAATATTGTGGTGTCGAAAAGTGATTTCGAAGAAAATACTTTAGAACATATATTGCTTACTGATGGCACTATTCTTAAAACAAATCGCTATGGAATTCCAGAACCCACGGATGGAATTCCTATTCCTGAGTCTAAAATTGATGTCGTTTTTGTTCCCCTATTAGCTTTTGATAAAAAAGGAAATCGCGTCGGGTACGGAAAAGGTTTTTACGATAAGTTTTTGTCTAATTGTAATCCGGAAACGATAAAGATTGGTCTTTCTTTTTTTTCGGTAGAAGAAGAAATAGGGGAAATTTCACAGACTGATATTAAGCTAGACTATTGTGTGACTCCAGTTAAAATTTACAGTTTTAACGATTGA
- a CDS encoding response regulator → MPQNTKSVCIIDDDNMYINLVSKIIELKKLSENVIVFKNGKEALDFFITSINDDINNRIPQVIFLDLNMPIMDGWEFLQEFDKIKDKIEESIDLYVVSSSIDSRDINKAKSIDLVSDYLTKPIKLGDFEKILV, encoded by the coding sequence ATGCCCCAGAATACTAAGAGTGTTTGCATCATAGATGATGACAATATGTACATTAATTTAGTGAGTAAAATTATCGAGTTAAAAAAATTATCAGAGAATGTTATAGTATTTAAAAATGGTAAGGAGGCTTTAGATTTTTTTATAACATCTATTAATGATGATATCAATAATAGGATCCCTCAGGTCATATTCCTTGATCTTAATATGCCTATTATGGACGGTTGGGAGTTTCTTCAAGAGTTTGATAAAATCAAAGATAAAATAGAGGAATCAATAGATTTATATGTGGTAAGTTCGTCTATTGATAGTAGGGATATTAATAAGGCTAAATCAATTGATTTAGTATCAGATTATTTAACCAAACCTATTAAGTTAGGTGATTTCGAAAAGATCTTAGTTTAA
- a CDS encoding lipoprotein signal peptidase: MSLKKSILVIIVVLLIDQISKIYIKTSFSLHEEVPVFSWFRIVFVENKGMAWGFELPGNYGKLILTLFRLVAITGIGYWLYDSVRKNSSRILTFCIALIFAGAFGNIIDSILYGVIFNESTSTQIAQFLPEGGGYESVFYGKVVDMIQFTFYDDILPDWIPFWGGEHFSFFDPVFNIADSAISIGVFLLLVFNKRAFPKKEEEVS; encoded by the coding sequence ATGTCCCTCAAGAAGTCTATTTTAGTTATAATCGTAGTTCTGCTAATTGATCAGATTTCCAAAATATATATCAAAACTAGTTTTTCATTACATGAAGAAGTGCCTGTATTTAGCTGGTTTCGAATTGTATTTGTAGAAAATAAAGGAATGGCTTGGGGTTTTGAACTCCCAGGAAATTATGGCAAACTCATACTTACATTATTTAGGCTGGTAGCGATTACCGGTATTGGATATTGGTTGTATGATTCTGTTCGCAAAAATAGTTCTAGAATCCTTACATTTTGTATAGCTTTAATATTTGCAGGAGCTTTCGGAAATATTATTGACTCTATTCTATACGGAGTAATTTTTAACGAAAGTACATCTACACAGATAGCTCAGTTTCTTCCAGAAGGTGGTGGATATGAAAGTGTATTCTACGGAAAAGTAGTAGATATGATTCAGTTTACGTTTTATGATGACATCTTACCAGATTGGATACCTTTTTGGGGAGGAGAACATTTCTCATTCTTTGATCCTGTATTCAACATTGCTGATTCTGCAATTAGTATTGGTGTTTTCTTATTACTTGTTTTTAATAAAAGAGCTTTCCCTAAGAAAGAAGAAGAAGTATCGTAG
- a CDS encoding DUF4097 family beta strand repeat-containing protein, with protein MKILVNLIAVCFTLSQVSAQKVIEKEITPSSNDVRVEFKFAEDIVIKTWDKSTVYLKAEVSINDGEFDNYFNLKINNSSSVLDIESSYGDLFKKWNKKEGSNKNNNWGPCNNLDMDANYTLYLPKDMSLRVKSISGSVASENYQGELEIDIISGNIDIKKYQGDLSLKTISGTIDIHIAKSKLKAETVTGMIYSDKELEFDQGKNRIVGSKVTGTFGDTKSQLALQTVSGDIFIRKQ; from the coding sequence ATGAAAATTTTAGTAAACCTAATCGCAGTATGCTTCACTTTATCTCAAGTAAGTGCACAAAAAGTAATAGAAAAAGAAATCACTCCATCTTCCAATGATGTTCGAGTAGAGTTTAAATTTGCCGAAGATATCGTTATCAAAACTTGGGATAAAAGCACCGTCTACCTTAAAGCCGAAGTAAGTATTAATGATGGAGAATTTGACAACTATTTTAATCTAAAAATAAACAACTCTTCATCTGTTCTGGATATCGAATCGAGTTATGGTGATTTATTCAAAAAATGGAATAAAAAGGAAGGATCAAACAAAAACAATAACTGGGGACCATGTAATAATTTAGATATGGATGCCAACTACACATTATACTTGCCAAAAGACATGAGTCTAAGAGTTAAAAGCATATCAGGAAGTGTCGCATCAGAGAATTATCAAGGAGAACTGGAAATTGATATCATAAGCGGTAATATTGATATTAAAAAGTATCAAGGAGATTTAAGTCTTAAAACAATAAGTGGGACTATCGATATCCATATCGCTAAATCTAAACTAAAAGCAGAAACTGTTACAGGAATGATCTATTCTGACAAAGAACTAGAGTTTGATCAAGGAAAAAACAGAATAGTAGGAAGTAAGGTAACTGGTACTTTTGGAGATACTAAAAGTCAATTAGCACTCCAAACAGTAAGTGGTGACATTTTTATAAGAAAACAATAA
- a CDS encoding DUF4097 family beta strand repeat-containing protein — protein MKNITIAIVLFITIGHLKAQENYTQSLQGVKKVKISSESSVWIKAHNKNEISIVGEGRQLPEKAKGLKAVYAGGSDNTGIGVFIKREGETLIVKNLKNMHSNTLELNLPKDVNISIDRTNLGDIKVKGFSSEIEASTNIGAITLKDVTGPVVARTATGEINVIFEKVSQKSPISLMSAAGSIDVSLPSNTPTNLELKTTMGEIFTDFELKFPEEKKDMKIVGARRTIETKLNNGGVEISLRSATGNIYLRKQ, from the coding sequence ATGAAAAATATAACAATCGCCATAGTACTTTTTATTACTATCGGACATCTAAAAGCCCAAGAAAATTATACGCAATCATTACAAGGGGTTAAAAAAGTAAAAATTAGCTCAGAATCAAGCGTATGGATTAAAGCACATAATAAAAATGAAATATCTATTGTGGGAGAAGGTCGCCAACTCCCAGAAAAAGCAAAAGGTTTAAAAGCAGTATACGCTGGAGGCTCTGATAATACAGGTATCGGTGTTTTTATAAAAAGAGAAGGAGAAACACTGATTGTAAAGAACCTAAAAAACATGCATAGTAACACCTTAGAATTAAACCTCCCAAAAGATGTAAATATCTCAATAGACAGAACTAATCTAGGAGACATAAAAGTTAAAGGGTTTTCTTCAGAAATTGAAGCTTCTACAAATATAGGAGCTATAACATTAAAGGATGTTACTGGTCCAGTAGTTGCCAGAACGGCAACCGGTGAAATCAATGTTATTTTTGAAAAAGTAAGTCAAAAATCTCCAATTTCTTTAATGTCGGCAGCGGGGTCAATAGACGTTAGTCTTCCTTCTAACACTCCTACAAACCTAGAGTTAAAAACAACAATGGGAGAAATTTTTACAGACTTTGAACTTAAGTTTCCTGAAGAAAAAAAGGATATGAAGATAGTAGGTGCACGTAGAACAATTGAAACGAAACTTAACAATGGTGGAGTAGAAATTAGCTTAAGATCAGCCACCGGTAATATATATCTAAGAAAACAATAA
- a CDS encoding HEAT repeat domain-containing protein encodes MNCKQIEEKLIDYLDDNLDRQEHETITVHLSNCSSCKESINELRIILDGIGNTDQELPNITLKKGFEEMLEQEKRLLSEPKVVSLHNSSKKYWRIALQIAATIALIISSYFYGKQQNNASFSKEMAVLEKEKIQLKQEVTISLIENESASKRLQAVNYAEEFDKPGNEILKALINKMFYDDHINVRLAAAEALAKFSDLEIVRKSFINALEIEKDPGMQIELIQILVSIQEKRAVPSMEKLLRNEETPNYVKDQVTIGLPNLI; translated from the coding sequence ATGAACTGTAAACAAATAGAGGAAAAACTCATCGATTATCTTGATGACAACTTAGATCGACAAGAACATGAAACTATTACAGTTCACTTATCAAACTGCAGTAGTTGTAAAGAATCAATAAATGAATTACGTATCATTCTTGATGGAATAGGCAATACTGACCAAGAATTACCAAATATAACCCTTAAAAAAGGTTTTGAAGAAATGCTTGAGCAAGAAAAAAGATTGTTATCAGAACCTAAAGTAGTATCACTTCATAATTCTTCAAAAAAATATTGGAGAATCGCATTACAGATAGCAGCAACAATTGCATTAATTATTTCTTCTTATTTCTATGGAAAACAACAAAACAATGCATCTTTTTCTAAAGAAATGGCCGTATTAGAGAAAGAAAAAATACAATTAAAACAAGAGGTTACGATTTCATTAATAGAAAATGAATCGGCAAGTAAACGTTTACAAGCTGTAAACTATGCTGAAGAATTTGATAAACCAGGTAATGAGATACTAAAAGCTCTTATTAATAAAATGTTTTACGATGACCACATCAACGTGCGACTAGCTGCAGCAGAAGCACTTGCTAAATTTTCGGATTTAGAAATAGTACGTAAATCATTTATAAATGCACTGGAAATAGAAAAAGATCCAGGCATGCAAATTGAATTAATTCAAATATTAGTTTCTATACAGGAAAAACGCGCAGTTCCTTCTATGGAAAAGTTACTTCGGAATGAAGAAACACCAAATTACGTAAAAGACCAAGTAACAATTGGACTACCTAATTTAATTTAA
- a CDS encoding RNA polymerase sigma factor codes for MKNLTDEELMILVSNDNLDMMSILFDRYHIRIFNFLLKMTRDRNISQDITQEVFYKAIKYRKSYKKGKFSSWIYTIARNIFSDHYQSQKNKDQRLDEIEYKVERQETNHLEKEEIKEQLDNALKELNQNDRELVIMSRYQGIKYQEIAEITGSTAGAVKTKVHRAIHKLKDHYLQNI; via the coding sequence TTGAAAAATCTAACTGACGAAGAATTAATGATTCTGGTATCTAATGACAATTTAGATATGATGAGTATCCTGTTTGATCGATACCATATAAGAATTTTCAATTTTTTATTGAAGATGACTAGAGATCGAAACATCAGTCAAGATATTACTCAAGAGGTTTTTTACAAAGCGATAAAATATAGAAAATCGTATAAAAAAGGTAAGTTTTCCTCTTGGATATATACAATTGCTAGAAACATCTTTTCTGATCATTATCAAAGTCAAAAAAATAAAGATCAACGACTAGATGAAATTGAATATAAAGTAGAAAGACAAGAAACGAACCATCTAGAAAAAGAAGAGATTAAAGAACAACTTGATAACGCATTAAAAGAACTAAATCAAAATGATCGAGAATTAGTAATAATGAGTAGATATCAAGGAATTAAATATCAAGAAATTGCTGAAATTACTGGTTCAACTGCAGGAGCAGTAAAAACCAAAGTACATCGAGCAATTCATAAATTAAAAGATCATTACCTACAAAACATATAG
- a CDS encoding TraR/DksA C4-type zinc finger protein gives MAEDVKVRYSDADLAMFKEIIVEKMEKAQKDLELLQSAYKNDGNNGTDDTSPTFKAFEEGSETMSKEANTQLAIRQEKFVRDLKNAILRIENKTYGICRVTGKLINPERLKLVPHATLSIEAKNMQK, from the coding sequence ATGGCAGAAGATGTAAAAGTAAGGTATAGCGACGCCGATTTAGCGATGTTTAAGGAAATCATCGTTGAAAAAATGGAAAAAGCTCAGAAGGATTTAGAGTTACTTCAGAGTGCTTACAAAAACGACGGTAACAATGGTACAGATGATACTTCACCAACATTCAAAGCTTTTGAAGAGGGAAGTGAAACCATGTCCAAAGAAGCAAACACTCAATTAGCTATTAGACAGGAAAAGTTTGTACGTGATTTGAAAAATGCGATTTTACGCATCGAAAATAAAACATATGGTATCTGCCGTGTAACTGGAAAACTTATTAATCCTGAAAGATTGAAATTAGTTCCGCACGCCACACTTAGTATTGAAGCTAAGAATATGCAGAAATAA
- the ileS gene encoding isoleucine--tRNA ligase, whose translation MSTKFPEYKGLDLPKVADDILEFWQQNNIFEKSISEREDATPFIFFEGPPSANGLPGIHHVMARAIKDIFCRYKTQKGFQVKRKAGWDTHGLPVELGVEKELGITKEDIGKKITVEEYNEACKKAVMRYTDIWNDLTEKIGYWVDMEDPYITYKPKYMETVWWLLAEIYKKGLLYKGYTIQPYSPKAGTGLSSHELNQPGTYQDVTDTTVVAQFKAKKETLPSFLTDVVGDIYFLAWTTTPWTLPSNTALTVGPKIDYVVVKTFNQYTFEPINVILAKNLVGKQFGGKFILAESEEDLNAFKEGDKKIPYFLLKEFKGADLVEIRYEQLLNYATPYNNPENAFRVISGDFVTTEDGTGIVHTAPTFGADDALVAKQATPEVPPLLVKDDNDNLVPLVDLQGKFTKHVGEFGGKYVKNEYYNDGEAPEKSIDVEIAIKLKIENKAFKVEKYVHSYPNCWRTDKPILYYPLDSWFIKVTDFKDRMHELNLGINWKPKATGEGRFGNWLANANDWNLSRSRFWGIPLPIWRTEDSKEEIMIGSVEELKAEMQKAVNAGVLEADIFADFIVGDMSEENYDKIDLHKNVVDKITLVSPSGKPMKRESDLIDVWFDSGSMPYAQWHYPFENKEKVESGERKADFIAEGVDQTRGWFYTLHAIGTMIFDDVAYKNVVSNGLVLDKNGQKMSKRLGNAADPFDTLKTYGPDATRWYMISNANPWDNLKFDTEGIGEVRRKFFGTLYNTYSFFTLYANIDNFSYAEADIPLAERPEIDRWILSELHTLIKSVDQYYNEYEPTKASRAISDFVQENLSNWFVRLSRRRYWKGDYQKDKISAYQTLYTCMVTVAKLGAPVAPFFMDRLYKDLVSNSNQESFESVHLSHFPKYDSSYVDKALEHKMQKAQSVCSLVLSLRQKEKIKVRQPLQRIMIPVLNDADKAEINDIADLIKSEVNVKEIELLDDASGILVKQIKPNFKNLGPRFGKDMKLIANKIQSFDQETIKILEQTGNFDIEINDKIITLGTDDVEISSQDIEGWLVANSGSLTVALDITITPELKKEGIARELVNRIQNIRKDSGLEVTDRIEVVIKENKSIQEAVATNETYIKNETLTDTIEFATDVINGTEIAFDDIATQLVIKKQ comes from the coding sequence ATGAGCACGAAGTTTCCTGAATATAAAGGACTTGACTTGCCAAAAGTGGCAGACGATATACTAGAATTCTGGCAGCAGAATAATATTTTCGAAAAGAGTATTTCTGAGCGAGAAGATGCAACTCCTTTTATATTTTTTGAAGGACCACCATCAGCAAATGGATTACCAGGAATTCACCACGTAATGGCTCGTGCTATTAAAGATATTTTTTGTCGTTATAAAACTCAAAAAGGATTCCAAGTAAAGCGAAAAGCTGGATGGGATACTCATGGGCTTCCTGTAGAACTAGGTGTCGAGAAAGAATTAGGTATCACTAAAGAAGATATCGGCAAGAAAATTACTGTAGAAGAATATAACGAAGCTTGTAAAAAAGCAGTAATGCGTTATACAGATATCTGGAATGACCTTACCGAAAAAATTGGCTACTGGGTAGATATGGAAGATCCGTATATCACCTATAAGCCCAAGTATATGGAAACGGTATGGTGGTTACTTGCTGAAATCTATAAGAAAGGATTATTATACAAAGGATATACGATACAACCCTATTCTCCTAAAGCGGGAACTGGATTAAGTTCACACGAACTTAATCAACCAGGAACGTATCAAGATGTTACAGACACTACAGTTGTTGCTCAATTTAAAGCTAAAAAAGAAACACTGCCTTCTTTCTTAACAGATGTGGTTGGTGATATTTATTTCTTAGCTTGGACAACTACTCCATGGACATTACCATCGAATACTGCATTAACCGTTGGGCCCAAGATTGATTATGTAGTTGTAAAAACTTTCAATCAGTATACATTCGAACCGATTAATGTGATTCTGGCTAAAAATCTAGTTGGAAAACAGTTTGGCGGAAAATTTATCTTAGCAGAAAGCGAAGAAGATTTAAATGCTTTTAAAGAAGGAGATAAAAAAATCCCTTATTTCTTATTAAAAGAGTTTAAAGGAGCAGATCTTGTAGAGATCCGATATGAGCAATTATTGAATTATGCTACACCTTACAACAATCCAGAAAATGCGTTTAGAGTAATTTCTGGTGATTTTGTAACTACAGAGGATGGTACAGGTATCGTTCATACCGCTCCGACATTTGGTGCAGATGATGCTCTGGTTGCTAAACAAGCAACTCCTGAAGTTCCGCCACTACTTGTAAAAGACGATAATGATAACCTTGTTCCGTTGGTTGATCTACAAGGTAAATTCACAAAACATGTGGGTGAATTTGGTGGGAAATATGTAAAAAATGAATATTACAATGATGGCGAAGCTCCAGAGAAATCTATAGATGTAGAAATTGCTATCAAGTTAAAAATAGAGAACAAAGCCTTTAAGGTTGAGAAATATGTACACAGTTACCCTAACTGCTGGCGTACAGATAAACCTATTTTATATTACCCATTAGATTCCTGGTTTATAAAAGTGACCGATTTTAAGGATCGCATGCATGAATTGAATCTAGGTATCAACTGGAAACCAAAAGCAACTGGAGAAGGTCGTTTCGGAAATTGGTTAGCAAATGCTAATGACTGGAATTTATCTCGATCTCGTTTCTGGGGAATCCCCTTACCTATCTGGAGAACGGAAGATAGCAAAGAAGAAATAATGATCGGTTCTGTAGAAGAATTAAAAGCTGAAATGCAAAAAGCAGTTAATGCTGGAGTTCTGGAAGCCGATATTTTCGCAGATTTTATCGTTGGAGATATGAGTGAAGAGAACTATGACAAAATAGATCTTCATAAAAACGTAGTAGATAAAATCACCTTGGTTTCTCCATCAGGAAAACCAATGAAACGTGAAAGTGATTTGATCGATGTATGGTTTGATTCAGGTTCTATGCCTTATGCACAATGGCATTATCCTTTTGAAAATAAAGAAAAAGTAGAATCTGGAGAAAGAAAAGCAGATTTCATTGCAGAAGGAGTAGATCAGACACGTGGGTGGTTCTATACTTTACACGCCATCGGAACAATGATTTTTGATGATGTTGCATATAAAAATGTGGTATCTAATGGTTTGGTATTAGACAAGAATGGTCAGAAAATGTCTAAACGATTAGGTAATGCTGCAGATCCTTTTGACACACTAAAAACATATGGACCAGATGCCACAAGATGGTATATGATAAGTAATGCTAATCCATGGGACAACTTAAAATTTGACACGGAAGGAATCGGTGAAGTTCGTCGTAAGTTCTTTGGAACTTTATACAACACTTATTCTTTTTTCACATTATATGCCAATATCGATAATTTCTCATATGCCGAAGCTGATATTCCATTAGCGGAACGTCCAGAGATTGATCGCTGGATTCTAAGTGAACTGCACACACTGATCAAAAGTGTAGATCAATATTATAATGAATACGAACCTACGAAGGCTTCTAGAGCTATATCCGATTTTGTTCAAGAAAATTTAAGTAATTGGTTTGTTCGTTTGAGCAGAAGAAGATATTGGAAAGGTGATTACCAGAAAGACAAAATATCAGCGTACCAAACGCTATATACTTGTATGGTAACAGTAGCCAAATTAGGAGCTCCGGTTGCACCATTTTTTATGGATCGATTATATAAAGATCTTGTTTCTAATTCTAATCAAGAATCTTTTGAAAGTGTTCACCTTTCGCATTTCCCGAAATATGATAGTTCATACGTAGATAAAGCGCTAGAACACAAAATGCAAAAAGCTCAATCTGTATGTTCTTTAGTACTTTCTTTACGCCAAAAAGAAAAAATAAAGGTACGTCAACCATTACAGAGAATTATGATTCCTGTATTAAACGATGCAGACAAAGCTGAGATAAATGACATCGCAGACTTGATTAAAAGTGAAGTTAATGTTAAGGAAATTGAGCTCCTAGATGATGCTTCTGGTATATTAGTAAAACAAATTAAGCCAAATTTTAAAAATTTAGGTCCTCGTTTCGGAAAAGACATGAAACTGATAGCCAATAAGATACAATCTTTTGATCAAGAAACAATTAAAATTCTTGAACAAACTGGCAATTTTGACATAGAAATTAATGATAAAATTATTACATTAGGTACCGATGATGTGGAAATCAGTTCTCAAGATATAGAGGGTTGGTTAGTTGCGAATTCTGGATCACTTACTGTAGCTTTGGACATAACCATAACCCCAGAGCTCAAAAAAGAAGGTATCGCAAGAGAACTTGTAAATAGAATCCAAAATATTCGTAAGGATAGTGGATTAGAAGTGACTGATCGTATAGAAGTTGTAATAAAGGAAAACAAATCTATACAAGAAGCTGTTGCAACTAATGAAACATACATCAAGAATGAAACCTTAACCGATACAATTGAATTTGCAACAGATGTAATAAATGGTACAGAAATTGCGTTTGACGACATTGCAACACAATTGGTAATAAAAAAACAATAA